From a single Prionailurus bengalensis isolate Pbe53 chromosome A1, Fcat_Pben_1.1_paternal_pri, whole genome shotgun sequence genomic region:
- the SPINK7 gene encoding serine protease inhibitor Kazal-type 7, whose amino-acid sequence MKIIGGLLLFCTVTHFFSSSEAASLSLAKGDCSIYKKYPVVAIPCPITYLPVCGSDYITYGNECHLCIENLKSNGKVQFLHEGAC is encoded by the exons ATGAAGATCATTGGGGGTTTGCTCCTGTTCTGCACAGTGACCCATTTCTTCAGCAGCTCAG AAGCTGCTAGCCTATCTTTAGCAAAA GGGGACTGCAGCATTTACAAGAAGTACCCAGTGGTGGCCATCCCCTGCCCCATCACGTACCTGCCTGTCTGTGGCTCTGATTACATCACCTATGGGAATGAATGCCACCTATGCATTGAGAATTT GAAAAGTAACGGAAAAGTTCAGTTTCTTCATGAAGGAGCATGCTAA